The Rubricoccus marinus nucleotide sequence GACTACGTGCTGTGCTGGCTCATGCAGGCCCTCCGCGCCGAGGAGAACCCGACGCTCGACGCCGCCATCGCGCTGGGCAACGCCAGAGGTCTGCCGGTTGTCGTCGTGCACACGGTGGAGACGGCATACCCGTACGCGAGCCACCGCCTGAGCCGGTTTATGCTGGAGGCGAGCCGCGAACTGGAAGCGGGCATCGAGGCCCGTGGCCTCCGGTTCGTGCGCTACGTGCGCCGGGCCTCTGGCGAGCCGACCGTCGAGGCCGTGGCGCGGCTGGCGGAGCGCGCCGCGACGGTCGTGCTGGACGACATCCCGACGTTCGTGACGCGGACCTACGCCGACTACCTCGCCGCGCACATCTCGCGCGAGGTCCTGGCCGTCGACGCCTGCTGCGCCGTGCCGATGAACGCCTTTCCCGAGCCTCTGGCGACGACCAAGGCGTTCCGCGCCGCGCACACCACACTCCGCGACGACCATCTCGGCCTCGACCTCCGCCAGAGGCCGGACGTGGGCGCCTTCACCGGCGACCTCGACATCGTGCAGACGCCTCTCGCGGACCTCGACGCCAGCGGCCTGGACGCGCTCTGCGCCGAGCAGGGAATCGACATGACGCTCCCGCCCGTCGAGCGCTGGAGCGGGAGCCGGGAGGCAGCGCTGGAGCGGCTGCGATTCGCGGTCGAGAACGTGCTCGAACGGTACAAGTGGACGCGCAACAACCCGGCGCTGGAAGACGCGAGCGCCGAGATCTCGCCGTGGATGCACTTCGGCCAGCTGAGCCCGCGCGAAGTCGCCGAAGCCGTGCTGCACGCCGAGGCCTCTGGCGACGTGCATCCCGCCGCACGATGGAAGTTTCTGGACGAGACGCTGACGTGGCGCGAGTACTACCACCACCGCTGCCGCACCGTCCCGGGCTTCTCCAACTGGAGCGGCCTACCCGAGTACGCCCGCAAGACGATGCAGGCCCACGCCGACGACCCGCGCCCGCAGATCTACAGCGTGGACGAACTCCTCCACGGCGAAACCGACGACCCGCTCTGGAACGCCGCGCAGAAGCAGTTCCTCCTGGACGGCTGGATGAACAACAACCTGCGGATGTACTGGGTCAAGCAGATCCTCAAGTGGCGTCCCACGCCCCAGGACGCCTGGGCCACGGCCTGCTACCTCAACGACCGCCTGAGCTACGACGGCCGCGACGCCTCCACCTACGGCGGCATCCGCTGGGGCTTCGGCGAGGCCAAGCCGTACGACGAGCAGCCCATCTACGGCACCGTCTCGCGCAAGACGAGCGCCGCGCTCATGAAGCGTCCCGGCATGCGGGAGTGGATGGAACGCGAGGCCTCTCGCGGCACCTACCGCGTGGACGTGCCCGAGGAGCCACCGGAGTTCGAGCGATACTTGTAGGGATGCGGTGGGAGGTGGCCGCGCAGGCCTCTGGCGCCAGAGGCGAACCGGTTTGGACCGCCTGCCAACCCCGAGGGTGTCATCGCGAGCGAAGCGCGGCGATCTCACGACGCCGAGCGCAGACCCAGCAGATCGCCACGTCGCTGCGCTCCTCGCGATGACACCGGATTGGAGCGTCGTCCTACTGGCCGGCGGCCTCTGGCGCCCCCCGGTTGTCCACGACGCCGCGCACGTTCGTGACCGCGAGGAAGACCTGAAGCGCGACCAGCGCCCAGGCCGCGTCGTGTACGCCCCAGACGACCCAGAGCACATTGGAAACGAGGAAAAGGCCGAAGCCCCACAGGCGGCGCCGCTGCGCGTCCGACGCGACGAGCCAGCCGCTGGCGACGGTGACGGCCATGGCAGGCCATTGGAGGAGATCAAGCATGAGAGGCGAGAAGAGAAGGGGCGCATTGGTGCCGCCAGAGGCGAGTAGGTTCCAGCCATGCCCGCCCTCTTGCCGCTCTCGCTCGCGATTGCCCTGGCCGCCATCCACGTGTTCGGCTGGCGGCTGCGTTTTCTGAGCGTGCTCCCGCGCAGCGCGTGGCTCTCGTTCGCCGGCGGCACGTCGGTCGCGTACGTGTTCGTGCACCTCCTGCCCGAGATGGCGGCGCTCCAGGAGGCGCTCGCCGAGCGGGTCGCCGGGTTCGAGCTGTTCGAGGCGCGTCACGTGTGGCTTCTGGCGCTGGCGGGGCTCGTCGCGTTCTATGGGCTGGAGCACCTCGCCTCGCGCTCGCGAGAGGAGGGCCAGGACGAGGCAATGGACCGCACCGGCGCAGGCGTCTTCTGGGTCCACATGGCGAGCTACGGCGTCTACAACGTGCTCGTGGGCTACCTCCTCGCGTGGGGCGAGAGCCGCACGACGAGCGGCGTGCTCCTGTTCGCCCTCGCGATGGCGTTCCACTTCGTCGTCAACGACACCGGCCTGCGGCACGACCACAAGGAGCGCTACCTCCACGTCGGGCGGTGGCTCCTGGCGGGTGCCGTCGTCCTGGGCTGCGGCCTGGGCTTCGTGACTGAGGTGAGCGAAGCGACCATCGCGGCGCTGCTGGGCATCCTCGGGGGCAGCGTGATCCTGAACGTGCTCAAGGAGGAACTCCCGGAGGAGCGCGAGAGCCGGTTCTGGCCCTTCCTCGCGGGCGCGGTCGCGTACTCCGCGCTGCTGCTGCTGGTCTGAGCCTCTGGCGGGGCGCCGCGCCCTCTCGGTCTGCGCGTCGCCCTCGATCGAAACTGTCCCTCTCTTCGAGGGGGACCGTTCAACCGCCGTTCAGGCGAGTTGAACAGGGGGTGGGTGCGCCTAGCCGCAGACCCGCCTGAGGCTCTTGGCGCCAGAGGCAAAAAGCATTTCCTCCTCCCCAGCCGGGGGAGGCTGGGAGGGGAGGTTCAGAATCACGCCAGAGGCCTCTGGCGGTGGAACCGGGCGTAGAATCTCTCTATCCCTCTGAACCCTGACGCACTCCGACTCATGCCCCTCGATCCCCTCGCCGGACAGCCCGTCCCCGCCGACCGCCTGCCGGACATCCCGGCGCTCGTCGACGCCTACACCTCTCGCACGCCCGACCCCGAGAATCCGGCCGAGCGGGTGACGTTCGGCACGAGCGGGCACCGCGGGTCGTCGCTGGATGGGCGGTTCAACGAGGCGCACATCCTGGCGACGAGCCAGGCGCTGGCGGAGTACCGCCGCGAGGCCGGAATCGACGGGCCGCTGTACATCGGTATCGACACGCACGCGCTCTCGCGGCCCGCGTTCGAGACGGCGATGGAGGTGTTCGCGGCCAACGGCGTGACGGTCGTGATTCAGGAGGGCGACGGGTTCACGCCCACGCCTGCGGTCTCACACGCCATCCTCGCGCACAACGGGGCCTCTGGCGGAACAGCCTCTGGCGCCAGAGGCGCGGGGTCAGGACCGGCTGACGGAGTGGTCATCACGCCGAGCCACAACCCGCCCCAGGACGGCGGCTTCAAGTACAACCCGCCGACGGGCGGACCGGCGGGCGGCGACATCACGGGCCCGGTGCAGAACCGCGCGAACGAACTCCTGCGCGGCGGGCTACGCGAAGTGAAACGCGTGCCTCTGGCGAAGGCTCTCGGAGCCGACACCACGCACACCGCCGACTTCGTGCGGCCCTACGTGGACGGCCTCGCGGACGTGCTGGACATGGACGCGATCCGCGCGAGTGGCCTCAAGATCGGCGTGGACCCGATGGGCGGCGCGGCGGTGGCCTACTGGGCGCCCATCGCGGAGACGTACGGGCTGAACATCGAGGTGGTCAACGAGGTCGTAGACCCGGCCTTCGGATTTATGCGGCTGGACCGCGACGGCAAGATCCGGATGGACTGCTCGTCGCCCTACGCGATGGCCGGCCTCGTGGAACTGCGCGACCGCTTCGACATCGCGTTCGGCAACGACCCGGATGCGGACCGCCACGGCATCGTCGCGCCATCCTCGGGCCTGATGAACCCGAACCACTACCTCGCGGTCGCCATCGAGTACCTGTTCACGCACCGACCGGGCTGGTCCGAGGCCGCAGCGGTGGGCAAGACGCTCGTCTCGTCCAGCATGATCGACCGCGTCGTCGCGAGCCTGGGGCGGCCTCTGGCGGAGGTGCCGGTCGGCTTCAAGTGGTTCGTGGACGGGTTGCTCTCGGGCAGCTACGGCTTCGGCGGGGAGGAGAGCGCGGGCGCCTCGTTCCTGCGCAAAGACGGCACGGTCTGGACGACCGACAAGGACGGCCTGCTCCTCGGGCTTCTCGGTGCCGAGATCACCGCCGTCACGGGCCGCGATCCGGGCGAGCGCTACGCCTCGCTCGAAGAACGCTTCGGCTCCCCCGTCTACGCCCGCATCGACGCGCCCGCCTCGCGCGAGCAGAAGGCGGTTCTCGCGGACCTCTCGCCAGAGGCCGTCGACGCTGAAACGCTCGCGGGCGACGCGGTCACGGCGAAGCTCACGCGCGCGCCGGGCAACAGCGCGCCCATCGGCGGCCTCAAGGTCACGACCGCGAACGGGTGGTTCGCCGCGCGCCCGTCCGGGACGGAGGACGTGTACAAGATCTACGCGGAGAGCTTCCGCGGGGCCGACCACCTCGCGCGGCTCCAGGCGGAGGCGCAAGAGGTGGTGCAGGGCGCGTTCGCGAAGGCGGGGGTGTAGGTCGGCGCCTGCCCCGGACCCCGATCCGGGGGCGCCAGAGGCGGCCTCCGACGTTCCCCGTAGGGGCGTATCGCATACGCCCTCCAGGATGCCACGGCCTCTGGCGACACCGCCCATGCGTTCGGCCCTGACGCCAGAGGCTTGGTACGGGATACGTTCCCGAGTGCCGCGGCCTCTGGCGGCTCGGTGTCGCACCAGAGGCCCCTGGACGGGGCGCCGGGGTGGGGGGCGTATGCGATACGCCCCTACGGTTACATGCGGTGTCCGTCGCGGCGCGTGGCGTCGAGGCCGTGCCACCGCGAAGGGTTCTCGGCGATGTACTGGCGGACGTGGTCGGCCTCGCGCTCCGTGCGGACGACGCGGTCGAAGAACCCCCGTTGCCAGACCGGCCCGACCTCGCGGCCTTCGCGATCCCAGACGGCGCGCGTGACGGCGCCCTTGTAGCCTCGCACGATCGACGCCGCATTCGCCGACGGCGACCGGAATCTCCGCTCGGACCCTTGCTCGCCAGAGGCCTCTGGCGGGAGGAGGGCGAACAACAGGTGGACGTGGTCAGGCATCACCACGAAGGCGTCCAGGATGCACGTCGGCCGAACGTCCTCGGTGCGGATCCATTCCGCGTGCGCGATGTCGCCGAGTGGTGAGCGGAGCATTTCACCCTCCTCCACATCCCCGAACAGCCTCTGGCGCCGGTGCGTGCAGATCGTGATGAAGTAGAGGCCGTCTGCATAATCGTGCGTTCGAAGGCGGACAGATCGGCGGTCTCGAAACGGCATGCCGTAGGGTACAAACCCGTAGGGGCGTATCGCATACGCCCCCCACCTCGGCGCCCCGCCCAGGGGCCTCTGGCGCAACACCGAGCCGCCAGAGGCCGCGCATGCGGAAACGCATTACATACGGGCCTCTGGCGCTGGACCGGACGGCGCGGTTGGAGTCGCCAGAGGCTGCGGCATCCTGAGGGAGGGGCGTATGCGATACGCCCCTACGGTTACATGTGTCCGTCGCGGAGTGTGGCGTCGAGATGGTGCAACCAGCCCGCGCCTCTGGCGCCAGAGGCCCACTACATTTCGGCGGTCCCACCTCACACCGTCATGATCCGCGCCCTCCTCTTCTCCCTTCTGCTCGCCTCTGGCGCAGCGCCCGCCCTCGCCCAGTCGTCCGCATGGCCAGACTCGCTCGTGGGCGGCTCCGTCCCGCCAGAGGCCGTGCCGCTGCTGCACGAGATCGCTGGGGGTGTAAGCGCCGACCGCATCGAGGCCGACATCCGCACGCTCGCGGGCTTCGGCACGCGGCACACGCTGAGCGACACGGTCAGCGCGACGCGCGGCATCGGCGCGGCGCGGCGGTGGTACCGGGCGCAGCTGGAGCAGATCTCCACCGACTGCGGCGGGTGCCTGGAGATTATCGAGGTGCGCGAGACGGTCAGCGGCGAGCGGCGCATCCCGGAGCCGGTCGAGGTGGTGAGCATCCTCGCGATCCAGCGCGGCACGAGTGACCCCAATCGGATGGTGATGATGTCCGGCGACATCGACTCCCGCGCCTCCGACGCGCTGGACGGAATCAGCGACGCGCCAGGGGCCAACGACAACGCCAGCGGCCTCGCGGGCACGCTCGAAGCGGCGCGCATCCTCACGCAGTACACCTTCCCCGGCAGCATCGTCTACGCCGGGCTGAGCGGCGAGGAGCAAGGCCTCTTCGGCGGCAAGCACGTCGCGGACATGGCGCGCGCCCGCAACTGGAACATCCAAGCCGTGCTCAACAACGACATGATCGGCAACTCGTGCGGCATCGACGGGGTGTGCGACAACACGAGCGCCCGCGTCTTCTCCGAGGGCACGCGCGCCGTCGAGACCGAGCGCGAGGGCACGATGCGGCGCTATACCGGCGGTGAGGTGGACAGCCCGTCGCGCAACGTGGCCCGCTACGTGGACACGATGGCCGACGAGTACATCCGCAACCTGGACATCATGATGATCTACCGCAACGACCGCTTCGGCCGCGGCGGCCACCACACGCCGTTCGCCGAGGCGGGCTTCCCCGGCGTGCGCATCATGGAGACCCACGAGCACTACGACCGCCAGCACCAGGACCTCCGCAACGAAGACGGCCGCCACTACGGCGACACAGTCGAATACGTCGACTACGACTACGCCGCCAAGCTGACCGCGCTCAACGCCGTGAGCCTCGCCGGCATGGCGGGCGCGCCCCGTCCGCCTCTGGCGGTGAGCGTGAGCGGCGCCGTGCAGCCCAGCACGACACTCGCCTGGGACCGGCCTCTGGCGGAGACCAACCCGCAGCACGCGGGCGTCCGGATCTGGTGGCGCCTGACCACAGATTCGCAGTGGGAGAAGAGCGTCTTCGTGCCCGACAACGGCGAGGCGCGTCAGAGCTACACGCTGGAGAACATCGTGATCGACAACTACTTCTTCGGCGTCTCCAGCGTCGCGCGCGATGGCAGCGAGAGCCCGGTCGTCTTCCCCGGCCCGGCAGGCGCGTTCGAGTAGCCTCTGGCGCCAGAGGCCGAGCGCGGAGCAGCTTCACTCGGAACTCGGAACTCGGGCCCTGGCGCCAGAGGCGCAGACCGGCTTGCTTCCCGTACCTCGTACCTCGTACCTCGTACCTCGTACCTCGTACCTCGTACCCCAAAACGCCAGAGGCGTGGTCTCCAATCAGGCGGAATCCCGTATGTCGAGGTACACCAGCCGCGTACCGCGCATGAGCACCCCAGAGAAACAACCTGCCTCCATCTCGCGACGTGAAAGCCTCAAACGCGCTGCTGGCGCTCTCGCCGTAGGAATTGGAGCCCCGTTGTCCGCATTCTCAGCGCCGGCCGATGGCCCGTCTGGAAAGACGATGCTCTCCTTCTACAAGGGATCAGAGAGGATCACTGTCCCCGGCTGTTGCAAGCGGTCCGATCTACTGCACACGATGGAGATCCCCGAAGAGCTAGCGGAGATGCTGATGGAGCCAGGAGCGCTGAGATTCCTAAAGCTTGGCGACATCTCGGGCGAGAAAAACGTGGTATACACCACTCTGATGGAGGGCGAACGGGAGGAGCGCCGCTGATCCGTGGAAGCTCATGAGATGACACTGCTTCCAGTTGCGCGCACGCGAGACACCGCCTTTTCGTACGCGTGCAACGGGTGCGGTCAGTGCTGCCAGGGCAAGACCATCGCCGTCAGCCCGTACGAAGCCGCCCGCATCGCTGAGGTCCTCGGCCTGAGCACGACAGACGTCTACTCTCGCTACCTCGACCCTGAGACGAGATCGATCAAAACCGAGGGCGGTGCTTGCGCCTTTTTCGGCGCGTCCGGTTGTTCGGTGCACGCCGGGAGGCCGATCGCGTGTCGCCTGTATCCGCTCGCCTGGTTTGGCGTGGGGACGCCTCGCGAGGCGTTCGGCGAACTGAGCCCACACCCTCAGACTCACGGCGAGTACGGGGCAGACGGGACCGTTGCGGACTATCTCCGCGATCAAGGCACGGCGCCGTATGAGAGCGCTATAGAGCGCTACGCGCAGGTCCTCTGGCGTCTGCAACAGGCTCTGGACGACGAAGGCGGAACGCACCCTGGCGATCCTCCTCACATGACCGACGTGGACGCCGCCGTCCGCGCCGACTGCGACGCCAGAGGCGTGCCCGTGCCGGATGACGTGGAAGCCCGCGTCGATCTACACCTCGCCATCCTCCACCGCTGGCTCGATGCCGCAGCTGCTCCGGCCTCTGGCGACGCCTGACCGGGCGCCAGAGGCCTCTGGCGCTAGCTGCCGTATGTCTCGTCGTAATCCGCCATGGAGGCGCGGACGACGTCTTGCGCGTGGTCGTGGTCGTACGTCTTGGTGATGGTGGCTTTGGACTCGCGGCCCGGCACCATCTTGTACGTCAGGAAGTAGTGCGTGAGGCGCTCGATGAGCTTTTCCGGCAGGTCCGAGAGCTCGCGCGCGTGGCCCCAGAAGAGGTCATTGCGGAGGACGGCCACGATCTTGTCGTCGGCCTCGCCGCCGTCGATCATCTGCAAGCCACCCACGACGCGGGCCTTGAGCGTAATGTCGGCGCGGTTGATGGGCCGCTCGCTGACCACGCAGATGTCGAGCGGGTCGCCGTCGCCGCGCTCGGCCTCGGGGCCGGAGAGCGCCTTGACGCGCGTGCCGCAGTAGGTCCGCGGGATGAACCCGTAGAGCGTCGGCGGCTGCGCTGAGGAGCGCTGCGGCCGGTCCACGTGCGTGTAGCCGGTCTGCTTGTCGATCTCGTACTTCACCGAATCGAACGGCGTGATCTCGATGTACGCCGTGACCACTGCGGGGGCCTCGGAGCCCGCGTTGAGGCCGTGCCAGGGGTGCGGGCGCCAGCGGTAGAAGGGGGGAGGAAACGTGCTCATAGAATCGGATGGAAAGGAGGTCGGGACGCCGACGCTCTACGCGCGGTTGCGCCTCTGGCGCCAGAGGCCGGACCTGTCGCGATAGAGGCCGGGCGTCAGGGGGTGATCGCCGGGCGCCAGAGGCTAGCTCTGGCAGTGGGGGCAGAGGTACGTCGCGCGCTCCCACGGCGGGAGCCGAATCAGTTCGACGGGCGTGGCGCACACGTGGCACGGCTTGTTCTTCCGCTGGTAGACCCAGCGGAGGTGCCCCTCGGCTTGCATGGCGGGGGGCGTCGTCTTGGTGCGGCCCCACGTTTTGGTGCCCTCCCACATGAGCGGGATCGTCGCGTCCCACAGCCGCTCCAAATCCTCGCGCGAGAGGCTCTCGGCGGGGCGCCGTGGATCGATGCCGGCCAGGAACAGCCCCTCGCTGGCGAAGATGTTGCCGACGCCCGCCACGACGCGCTGGTCGAGCAGGACGGGCTTGATGGGGTCCGCGCCTCTGGCGGCGATGCGGCGTGCGGCCTCGTCGCGGTCGAAGCCGGGCGAGCCAGGGCCGCCGGCCATCACATCAGGGCCGAGGCTGCTCAGGCGCTCGTGCGCTTCCACCTCCTCTGGCGTGAGAAGCTCGACGGTGGGGCCGTGGAAGAAGACGGCCTCGTAGTCCTCGGTCCCGAGGTACAGTCGGACGTGCTTGGGCTCTTTGCGGAGCGCCAGAGGCCGCTCGCCGACCTGCCAAGAGCCGTACTGCGCGCCGTGGCAGTGCAGCGTCTCGCCGCCGGAGAGCGGCAGGAGCAGGTGTTTGCCGTGCGTCTCGGGCTCCAGCAGGTGCTGCCCGACCAGCGTCTGCGGCCGCTCGCCCCATCGTTTGGGCATCCGCACCTCCGCCAGAGGCTTGCCCACGAGCGGGGCCAGCCTCCGCGCCCACCGGACCACGGCGTGTCCCTCGGCCATCAGACCGTCGCGACGCGGTCCGCGTCGCGCACGTCGGTGAGGAGGCAGGCTTCGAGGCCGGGCCCGTCGGGATCGCCGTGGAGGACAGAGATGTCGCCGGTGGTCTCCATGACCACGGCGCGGACCTGCGCGATCTGCGTCACGTTGGCCTCGCGGAGCTTGGCCCACACGTCGGCCTCGGTCACGTGGGTGCGGCGGAGGTTTTCGGAGATCATGCCCTCGCGCGTCATCAGCACGATGGGCTCGTTGTCCATCAGGTTCTCCATCCAGTTCAGCCTCTGGCGCAGTGCTGCCACGGCCATCTGGATCACGAAAACGGCCGTCAGCGCCGCGACGGCGCGGAGCAGCGAGGGCCCGTCAAAGAGGATGCTGCCCGCCACGATGGAGCCGATGGCGACGGTCATCGCGAAGTCGAAGCCGGACATCTTCGAGAACGTCCGCAGCCCCGACACGCGGGTGTAGAGCACCAGGACGGCGTAGACGCCCAGCGCCGTCAGCGCCACGTCGCCGACGGAGTCCCAGGTGGTGAAAAACCAGTCGTCCAGGTCGAAATCGCTCATGGGTTATCCGTCGTAGTCGTCCCTGCCGAGGCCGAC carries:
- a CDS encoding Fpg/Nei family DNA glycosylase codes for the protein MAEGHAVVRWARRLAPLVGKPLAEVRMPKRWGERPQTLVGQHLLEPETHGKHLLLPLSGGETLHCHGAQYGSWQVGERPLALRKEPKHVRLYLGTEDYEAVFFHGPTVELLTPEEVEAHERLSSLGPDVMAGGPGSPGFDRDEAARRIAARGADPIKPVLLDQRVVAGVGNIFASEGLFLAGIDPRRPAESLSREDLERLWDATIPLMWEGTKTWGRTKTTPPAMQAEGHLRWVYQRKNKPCHVCATPVELIRLPPWERATYLCPHCQS
- a CDS encoding YkgJ family cysteine cluster protein, which gives rise to MTLLPVARTRDTAFSYACNGCGQCCQGKTIAVSPYEAARIAEVLGLSTTDVYSRYLDPETRSIKTEGGACAFFGASGCSVHAGRPIACRLYPLAWFGVGTPREAFGELSPHPQTHGEYGADGTVADYLRDQGTAPYESAIERYAQVLWRLQQALDDEGGTHPGDPPHMTDVDAAVRADCDARGVPVPDDVEARVDLHLAILHRWLDAAAAPASGDA
- a CDS encoding DUF421 domain-containing protein; amino-acid sequence: MSDFDLDDWFFTTWDSVGDVALTALGVYAVLVLYTRVSGLRTFSKMSGFDFAMTVAIGSIVAGSILFDGPSLLRAVAALTAVFVIQMAVAALRQRLNWMENLMDNEPIVLMTREGMISENLRRTHVTEADVWAKLREANVTQIAQVRAVVMETTGDISVLHGDPDGPGLEACLLTDVRDADRVATV
- the pgm gene encoding phosphoglucomutase (alpha-D-glucose-1,6-bisphosphate-dependent) → MPLDPLAGQPVPADRLPDIPALVDAYTSRTPDPENPAERVTFGTSGHRGSSLDGRFNEAHILATSQALAEYRREAGIDGPLYIGIDTHALSRPAFETAMEVFAANGVTVVIQEGDGFTPTPAVSHAILAHNGASGGTASGARGAGSGPADGVVITPSHNPPQDGGFKYNPPTGGPAGGDITGPVQNRANELLRGGLREVKRVPLAKALGADTTHTADFVRPYVDGLADVLDMDAIRASGLKIGVDPMGGAAVAYWAPIAETYGLNIEVVNEVVDPAFGFMRLDRDGKIRMDCSSPYAMAGLVELRDRFDIAFGNDPDADRHGIVAPSSGLMNPNHYLAVAIEYLFTHRPGWSEAAAVGKTLVSSSMIDRVVASLGRPLAEVPVGFKWFVDGLLSGSYGFGGEESAGASFLRKDGTVWTTDKDGLLLGLLGAEITAVTGRDPGERYASLEERFGSPVYARIDAPASREQKAVLADLSPEAVDAETLAGDAVTAKLTRAPGNSAPIGGLKVTTANGWFAARPSGTEDVYKIYAESFRGADHLARLQAEAQEVVQGAFAKAGV
- a CDS encoding inorganic pyrophosphatase, giving the protein MSTFPPPFYRWRPHPWHGLNAGSEAPAVVTAYIEITPFDSVKYEIDKQTGYTHVDRPQRSSAQPPTLYGFIPRTYCGTRVKALSGPEAERGDGDPLDICVVSERPINRADITLKARVVGGLQMIDGGEADDKIVAVLRNDLFWGHARELSDLPEKLIERLTHYFLTYKMVPGRESKATITKTYDHDHAQDVVRASMADYDETYGS
- a CDS encoding M28 family metallopeptidase → MIRALLFSLLLASGAAPALAQSSAWPDSLVGGSVPPEAVPLLHEIAGGVSADRIEADIRTLAGFGTRHTLSDTVSATRGIGAARRWYRAQLEQISTDCGGCLEIIEVRETVSGERRIPEPVEVVSILAIQRGTSDPNRMVMMSGDIDSRASDALDGISDAPGANDNASGLAGTLEAARILTQYTFPGSIVYAGLSGEEQGLFGGKHVADMARARNWNIQAVLNNDMIGNSCGIDGVCDNTSARVFSEGTRAVETEREGTMRRYTGGEVDSPSRNVARYVDTMADEYIRNLDIMMIYRNDRFGRGGHHTPFAEAGFPGVRIMETHEHYDRQHQDLRNEDGRHYGDTVEYVDYDYAAKLTALNAVSLAGMAGAPRPPLAVSVSGAVQPSTTLAWDRPLAETNPQHAGVRIWWRLTTDSQWEKSVFVPDNGEARQSYTLENIVIDNYFFGVSSVARDGSESPVVFPGPAGAFE
- a CDS encoding deoxyribodipyrimidine photo-lyase, whose product is MDALDALRLRTRRLTETRTAADGDYVLCWLMQALRAEENPTLDAAIALGNARGLPVVVVHTVETAYPYASHRLSRFMLEASRELEAGIEARGLRFVRYVRRASGEPTVEAVARLAERAATVVLDDIPTFVTRTYADYLAAHISREVLAVDACCAVPMNAFPEPLATTKAFRAAHTTLRDDHLGLDLRQRPDVGAFTGDLDIVQTPLADLDASGLDALCAEQGIDMTLPPVERWSGSREAALERLRFAVENVLERYKWTRNNPALEDASAEISPWMHFGQLSPREVAEAVLHAEASGDVHPAARWKFLDETLTWREYYHHRCRTVPGFSNWSGLPEYARKTMQAHADDPRPQIYSVDELLHGETDDPLWNAAQKQFLLDGWMNNNLRMYWVKQILKWRPTPQDAWATACYLNDRLSYDGRDASTYGGIRWGFGEAKPYDEQPIYGTVSRKTSAALMKRPGMREWMEREASRGTYRVDVPEEPPEFERYL
- a CDS encoding transposase, yielding MPFRDRRSVRLRTHDYADGLYFITICTHRRQRLFGDVEEGEMLRSPLGDIAHAEWIRTEDVRPTCILDAFVVMPDHVHLLFALLPPEASGEQGSERRFRSPSANAASIVRGYKGAVTRAVWDREGREVGPVWQRGFFDRVVRTEREADHVRQYIAENPSRWHGLDATRRDGHRM